A genomic window from Salvelinus sp. IW2-2015 linkage group LG13, ASM291031v2, whole genome shotgun sequence includes:
- the bloc1s2 gene encoding biogenesis of lysosome-related organelles complex 1 subunit 2: MAATGEEAAAMDSISRVPPAHPTVLSLGGSSETRGEPGETAADGQVVPAAPKKPTSSSDGGVETAEEAVEPDINELCTDMFDKMAVFLQGELTGTCEDYRLLENMNKLTSLKYMEMKDISINISRNLQDLNLKYASLQPYLDQINQIEEQVSSLEQAAYKLDTYSKKLEAKFKKLEKR; the protein is encoded by the exons ATGGCGGCCACGGGAGAGGAGGCTGCTGCGATGGATAGCATCTCCAGAGTACCCCCGGCCCATCCTACCGTCCTCAGCCTGGGAGGGAGCTCTGAAACCCGGGGAGAGCCTGGCGAGACTGCTGCTGACGGCCAGGTTGTGCCCGCTGCGCCCAAGAAGCCTACCAGCAGCA gtgacGGTGGGGTGGAGACTGCAGAGGAGGCTGTAGAACCAGACATCAATGAGCTCTGTACAGACATGTTCGATAAGATGGCGGTCTTCCTACAAGGAGAACTCACAG GCACCTGTGAGGACTACCGTCTGCTGGAGAATATGAACAAGCTGACCAGTCTGAAGTACATGGAGATGAAAGACATCAGCATTAATATCAGCAGGAACCTGCAGGACCTCAACCTCAAGT ACGCCAGCCTCCAGCCCTATCTAGACCAGATAAACCAGATTGAGGAACAAGTCTCGTCTCTGGAGCAGGCTGCTTATAAACTGGACACCTACTCCAAGAAGCTTG agGCCAAGTTCAAGAAACTGGAGAAGCGATGA